The following is a genomic window from Methanobrevibacter oralis.
TTTAACTTTAATAAATAATAGTTGGGATACTAGTCAATGGACTAAAGTTGGCAATACCTGGAAACTTATTAATGGGTTAAATGGTGGATCTAGTGCTGTTTTAAAACTTGTATTTACTGTTAATGGTGATGTAGTTGGAACTATTGTGAATACTGTGATAGTTAAATCAAATGAAACTGGTAATAATACTGGTAATGCTACTGATAATGGTACTTTTATTATTAATTCTAGTGCTGATTTAAGTATTATTAAAAATGTAAATGTTAATGCTTGTATTATCGGTAAAACTGTTATTTGGGTTATTAGTGTTACAAATAATGGTCCAGATAATGCTTATAATGTTAAAGTCACTGATAATCTACCTAATAGTCTTAAATTTATAAGTTCTAGTGATCCAGTTAATTACAATCCAATTTCAGGTATTTGGACAATTGGAACATTAAATAATGGCAAAAACATTATTTTAACAATTACCACCAAAGTTATCAAAGAAGGTGAAATAACTAATATAGCTACAGTTAATTCAAATAGTAACGACACTAACAAAGCTAATAATAAGGCCAACAAAACTATTAAAGTAAATCCAATAGTTGACTTAATAATCACTAAAATATCTAACAAGAAAACAGTTTACATTGGTGATAAGATTGTTTGGACAATCAAAGTCAAAAACAATGGCCCATCTAAAGCTTTAAATGTATATGTAACTGACAAATTACCACAAGGATTCAAATACATAAGTAGTTCAACAAAAAAAGGTTCTTATAATAAAAATACAGGAAAATGGAACATCGGAAACTTATCATGTGGAGAAAGTGTAATTTTAGAAATAATCACAAAAGCAACAAAAATTGGTAACTACACCAACATTGCTTCTGTAAATAATACAATAAACGACACTAATTCTTCTAATAACATGGATAATGTTACAGTTAACGTAATTAAAAAGGAAAACATAACTCCTAAACCTCCTGAACATGATAATAACACAAAAACAAATTATGAAAATAGGATTAATACTTTAGAAAGTACTGGTAATCCTTTATTAATAGTTTTATTTACAATATTAGTTATTTCAGGAAATATTATAAGAAGAAAAAAATAATTTATAAAAAAATAGCTAGAATTTTTTATAATTCTAGTTAACTTCTTTTTTTGGGTATCCACCAAAATTAATTATTTTTGAATTTTAGTATTACATTTTTTTTCTATTTTTTGAGTTTTAAAAGAATATCAACAGTTTTTATAGCTTATTATCAAAAATTTATACCCTAATAAGTTATAGATATATATTCATGGAAAAATTTAATAATAAAATTTAAGGTCTGAATTTTTTTAGTTCTCGGATAATTGTTGTATGGTTTGAATCCTTGTGATATGATTAGGGTTTCTAAAAATACATTTAAATATACGGTTCTTTCAACGGATTTTGGTGTATATTTGTGTATTTCTTTCATGTTGAGTCCTTGTTTAAGTAATTTGAAGAAGTCTTCTATTTTTCCTCTGATTGGTTTGAATTTTTTCCATTGGTCTAACTTTTTAAATAATTCGCTTTTTAGATGGTTATATAATGATTTTTTAGTTGTAGTTCTAATTGTTTTGTTAAATACTTCTAATGGGTATGATAATTGGTCATTGAGTTTTTGTGGTTTGAAATTGTCTTTTGGAAATATTAAAGGAACGATTTTTATATTTGTTAATTTCTAATTGATAGTTTTTATAGCTGTAATAAATCCTTTATCAAAAATTATGGTGTCATCTTTTTGTTATTATTTATTTGTTGAGTTTAAAATTCAATTTAATGATTTTACAAGTTTTTTCCATGTCTTGAAGTGAAAAAATTTTTATAAACCTAATCTGCACTTAAAACTTCAGAAAATATTAAAGAATTTACTAAGCTTTTCTATTAGA
Proteins encoded in this region:
- a CDS encoding DUF11 domain-containing protein; translated protein: LTLINNSWDTSQWTKVGNTWKLINGLNGGSSAVLKLVFTVNGDVVGTIVNTVIVKSNETGNNTGNATDNGTFIINSSADLSIIKNVNVNACIIGKTVIWVISVTNNGPDNAYNVKVTDNLPNSLKFISSSDPVNYNPISGIWTIGTLNNGKNIILTITTKVIKEGEITNIATVNSNSNDTNKANNKANKTIKVNPIVDLIITKISNKKTVYIGDKIVWTIKVKNNGPSKALNVYVTDKLPQGFKYISSSTKKGSYNKNTGKWNIGNLSCGESVILEIITKATKIGNYTNIASVNNTINDTNSSNNMDNVTVNVIKKENITPKPPEHDNNTKTNYENRINTLESTGNPLLIVLFTILVISGNIIRRKK